The following are encoded in a window of Longibacter salinarum genomic DNA:
- a CDS encoding RluA family pseudouridine synthase, whose amino-acid sequence MSDTFDSADYDADVERAGQSVEVTVAEDEGGARLDKYLTQFYPEASRTKVQRSIKKGHVKVNGDDASKSYRVEAGDKIVFRLIRKPPMEATPEDIPLDIVYEDDDLLVVNKPAGMVVHPAPGHRSGTLVNALLHHVGGDSVAADDEEADEAEVGLSMINALPERPDHPVVRPGIVHRLDKGTSGLLVVAKHDRAHRKLAAQFKDHSTDRRYRAIVWGQFDPRSGTITGAIGRDPHHRQRMAVVAEERGKSAVTHYRTVEEQQYTSVVEFELETGRTHQIRVHADSQNHPVLGDPKYGGQAVRYGRQGGKRRTFYERLFEHMPRPALHAYQLGFKHPTSGEEMHFEEDMPEDMQFVLDRLRAVEGAE is encoded by the coding sequence ATGAGCGACACCTTTGATTCAGCGGACTATGACGCAGACGTCGAGCGAGCGGGCCAGTCGGTTGAAGTCACCGTGGCCGAGGACGAAGGAGGTGCCCGTCTCGACAAGTACCTCACGCAGTTCTATCCAGAAGCCTCACGCACAAAGGTTCAGCGGTCGATTAAGAAAGGGCACGTCAAGGTGAACGGTGACGATGCGTCGAAGTCGTACCGCGTCGAGGCGGGGGATAAGATCGTCTTCCGCCTGATTCGGAAGCCGCCGATGGAGGCCACACCCGAGGACATTCCTCTCGACATTGTTTACGAGGACGACGACCTTCTCGTGGTCAATAAGCCGGCCGGCATGGTTGTGCACCCGGCGCCCGGACACCGGAGCGGAACGCTCGTCAATGCGCTGCTCCATCACGTCGGCGGCGATTCGGTCGCGGCGGACGATGAGGAGGCCGACGAGGCGGAGGTCGGCCTGTCGATGATCAACGCCTTGCCGGAGCGACCGGATCACCCGGTGGTGCGTCCGGGAATCGTGCATCGGTTGGACAAAGGCACGTCGGGCCTGCTCGTTGTGGCAAAGCACGATCGCGCGCACCGAAAGCTGGCGGCCCAGTTCAAAGACCACTCGACGGACCGGCGCTATCGCGCCATCGTCTGGGGACAGTTCGACCCGCGATCCGGGACCATCACCGGTGCGATCGGGCGTGACCCGCATCACCGGCAGCGGATGGCCGTCGTCGCGGAGGAACGGGGCAAGTCCGCCGTGACGCATTACCGAACGGTCGAGGAGCAGCAGTACACGAGCGTCGTCGAGTTCGAACTGGAAACGGGGCGGACGCATCAGATCCGTGTGCACGCCGATTCGCAGAACCATCCCGTGCTCGGGGATCCGAAGTACGGCGGTCAAGCCGTCCGCTACGGACGTCAGGGAGGGAAGCGCCGCACGTTTTACGAGCGGCTGTTCGAACACATGCCGCGGCCGGCCCTCCACGCGTACCAGCTCGGATTCAAGCACCCGACATCCGGCGAAGAGATGCATTTCGAGGAAGACATGCCGGAGGACATGCAGTTTGTGCTGGACCGCCTTCGAGCCGTGGAGGGGGCGGAGTAG